The Mycolicibacterium boenickei genome has a segment encoding these proteins:
- the marP gene encoding acid resistance serine protease MarP, with protein MTPSVWLDFAILGIGFVAAISGWRSGALGSLLSFIGVVLGAVAGVLLAPHVIPHVSGDRTKLFATLFLILALVVIGEIAGVVLGRAVRGTIRNRLFRAFDSVVGVSLMLVAVLVASWLLGSLLTSSDQPNLAAAVKNSRVLSEVDKVAPDWMRSVPNRLSALLDTSGLPDVLEPFGRTPIVNVDAPDASLATDPIVTTSRPSVVKIRGIAPSCQKVLEGSGFVVAPNRVMSNAHVVAGADSVTIEADGKTYDAGVVSYDPNADISILDVPNLPITPLQFAEQPAPKGTDAVVMGYPGGGDFLATPARVREIIELNGPDIYRTTTVTREVYTVRGTVRQGNSGGPMINRAGKVLGVVFGAAVDDADTGFVLTAKEVERQLARVGNTQRVATGTCINS; from the coding sequence CGGCATCGGCTTCGTCGCAGCCATCTCAGGCTGGCGCTCCGGCGCGCTCGGCTCCCTGCTGTCGTTCATCGGTGTGGTGCTCGGCGCCGTGGCAGGCGTGCTGCTGGCGCCGCACGTGATCCCGCACGTCAGCGGCGACCGCACCAAACTGTTCGCGACGCTGTTCCTGATCCTCGCGCTGGTGGTGATCGGTGAGATCGCCGGTGTGGTGCTGGGGCGCGCTGTGCGCGGCACCATCCGCAACCGCCTGTTCCGGGCCTTCGATTCGGTGGTCGGGGTCAGCCTCATGCTCGTCGCGGTCCTGGTCGCGTCCTGGCTGCTGGGCAGCCTGCTGACCTCCTCGGACCAGCCGAATCTGGCTGCCGCAGTGAAGAATTCGCGGGTGCTGTCCGAGGTCGACAAGGTGGCGCCCGACTGGATGCGCTCGGTGCCCAACCGGTTGTCGGCCCTGCTGGACACCTCCGGGTTGCCCGATGTGCTCGAACCGTTCGGGCGCACCCCGATCGTCAACGTCGACGCCCCCGACGCATCGCTGGCCACCGATCCCATCGTCACGACCAGCCGGCCCAGCGTGGTCAAGATCCGCGGCATCGCGCCGAGCTGCCAGAAGGTGTTGGAAGGCAGCGGATTCGTGGTGGCGCCCAACCGCGTGATGTCCAATGCCCACGTGGTGGCCGGCGCCGACAGTGTCACCATCGAAGCCGACGGCAAGACCTACGACGCGGGCGTGGTCTCCTACGACCCCAACGCCGACATCTCGATCCTCGACGTGCCGAACCTGCCGATCACCCCGCTGCAGTTCGCCGAACAGCCGGCGCCGAAGGGGACCGACGCCGTGGTGATGGGCTACCCGGGTGGCGGTGACTTCCTGGCCACCCCGGCGCGCGTCCGCGAGATCATCGAACTCAACGGACCCGACATCTACCGGACCACCACCGTCACCCGCGAGGTCTACACGGTCAGGGGCACGGTGCGGCAAGGCAATTCGGGCGGGCCGATGATCAACCGGGCCGGCAAGGTGCTCGGCGTGGTGTTCGGTGCGGCAGTCGACGACGCCGACACTGGATTCGTGCTGACCGCCAAGGAAGTCGAGCGGCAGCTGGCCAGGGTCGGCAACACCCAGCGGGTGGCGACCGGAACCTGCATCAACTCCTGA